A region from the Sandaracinus amylolyticus genome encodes:
- a CDS encoding NADPH:quinone oxidoreductase family protein: protein MSTLAPGHRVVVSELAESPTDAIEKHVSLVAMDPPDVASLSPRDVVIAVKSASVGWVDLLMTSGQYQHMPKPPYTPGLEYAGVVAWKGSEVGDHVALGDAVLVDPFLAGPRSLGSYQRWGGWASYAVAPEGAVIRIPGGLSFDEACNLLGNYETAYHCLVARGRLREGETVLIHGASGSTGLAAVHLAKLLGATVIATGRSRAKLDAVKAQGADHVISVEPGTLRDRVKELTNGRGVDVVYDGVGGEISIESLRCVKFGARFLIVGWASTPDVAKGKGGRGAPNANVLPTNLIMMKGLDVLGCPTAITTAHDPSIRPPRLAQILAWAREGKMRPHVSHGFALAEVQTAMRAKWRGEVIGGCVLRP, encoded by the coding sequence ATGAGCACCCTCGCGCCCGGTCATCGCGTCGTCGTCTCCGAGCTCGCCGAGTCGCCGACCGACGCGATCGAGAAGCACGTCTCGCTCGTCGCGATGGATCCACCCGACGTCGCGTCGCTCTCGCCGCGCGACGTCGTGATCGCGGTGAAGAGCGCGTCGGTGGGCTGGGTCGATCTGCTGATGACGAGCGGGCAGTACCAGCACATGCCGAAGCCGCCGTACACGCCGGGCCTCGAGTACGCCGGCGTCGTCGCGTGGAAGGGCAGCGAGGTCGGCGATCACGTCGCGCTCGGCGACGCGGTGCTCGTCGATCCGTTCCTCGCGGGCCCGCGATCGCTGGGCAGCTACCAGCGCTGGGGTGGTTGGGCGAGCTACGCGGTCGCGCCCGAAGGCGCGGTGATCCGGATCCCCGGCGGGCTCTCGTTCGACGAGGCGTGCAACCTCCTCGGCAACTACGAGACCGCGTACCACTGCCTCGTCGCGCGCGGTCGCCTGCGCGAGGGCGAGACCGTGCTGATCCACGGCGCCTCGGGCTCGACGGGGCTCGCCGCGGTGCACCTCGCGAAGCTGCTCGGCGCGACCGTGATCGCGACCGGACGCTCGCGCGCGAAGCTCGACGCGGTGAAGGCGCAGGGCGCCGATCACGTGATCTCCGTCGAGCCCGGCACGCTGCGCGATCGCGTGAAGGAGCTGACGAACGGGCGGGGCGTCGATGTCGTGTACGACGGAGTCGGCGGCGAGATCTCGATCGAGAGCCTGCGCTGCGTGAAGTTCGGCGCGCGGTTCCTGATCGTCGGCTGGGCCTCGACGCCCGACGTCGCGAAGGGGAAGGGCGGTCGCGGCGCGCCCAACGCGAACGTGCTGCCGACGAACCTGATCATGATGAAGGGCCTCGACGTGCTCGGGTGCCCGACCGCGATCACGACCGCGCACGATCCGTCGATCCGCCCGCCGCGCCTCGCGCAGATCCTCGCGTGGGCGCGCGAGGGGAAGATGCGCCCGCACGTCTCGCACGGCTTCGCGCTCGCGGAGGTGCAGACCGCGATGCGCGCCAAGTGGCGCGGCGAGGTGATCGGCGGCTGCGTGCTGCGCCCCTGA
- a CDS encoding pirin family protein has product MARVSQTVLQVAPLGFPWVTADPFLFCVHHLDAYPAGNDQLGPAASLAGRDIGQDFAGKDGWRMYHGDVVPGFPGHPHRGFETVTIVRRGLIDHSDSLGAAARFGAGDVQWLTAGAGIVHSEMFPLVRPDAPNPLELFQIWLNLPSTEKMAPPHFSMSWSEQVPRAREVDAQGRAAEITIVAGALGEHRPQPPPPHSWAARADADVAIWTIDLEPGASCTLPRAHGARTNRVLYFFRGDVLRVDDHLQRGAAALVVRSDREVRLEAGAERCEVLMLQGRPIGEPVAQHGPFVMNRRDELVKAFEDYQRTRFGGWPWPSEAPVHAREEGRFARHADGRVERPRT; this is encoded by the coding sequence ATCGCGCGCGTGAGCCAGACCGTCCTCCAAGTCGCGCCGCTCGGGTTCCCGTGGGTGACCGCGGACCCGTTCCTCTTCTGCGTCCACCACCTCGATGCCTATCCCGCGGGCAACGATCAGCTCGGCCCCGCGGCGTCGCTCGCAGGGCGCGACATCGGTCAGGACTTCGCCGGCAAGGACGGCTGGCGCATGTACCACGGCGACGTGGTGCCCGGTTTTCCTGGTCATCCGCACCGCGGGTTCGAGACGGTCACGATCGTGCGCCGCGGCCTGATCGATCACTCGGACTCGCTCGGCGCCGCCGCGCGCTTCGGCGCGGGCGACGTGCAGTGGCTCACCGCGGGCGCGGGCATCGTGCACTCCGAGATGTTCCCGCTGGTGAGGCCCGACGCGCCGAACCCGCTCGAGCTCTTCCAGATCTGGCTGAACCTGCCGAGCACCGAGAAGATGGCGCCGCCGCACTTCTCGATGTCGTGGAGCGAGCAGGTGCCGCGGGCGCGCGAGGTCGACGCGCAGGGTCGCGCCGCGGAGATCACGATCGTCGCGGGCGCGCTCGGCGAGCACCGCCCGCAGCCGCCTCCGCCGCACTCGTGGGCCGCGCGCGCCGACGCCGACGTCGCGATCTGGACGATCGATCTCGAGCCCGGCGCGTCGTGCACGCTGCCGCGCGCGCACGGGGCGCGCACGAACCGCGTCCTCTACTTCTTCCGCGGCGACGTGCTGCGCGTCGACGATCACCTGCAGCGCGGCGCGGCCGCGCTGGTCGTGCGCAGCGATCGCGAGGTGCGTCTCGAGGCGGGCGCCGAGCGCTGCGAGGTGCTGATGCTCCAGGGGCGCCCGATCGGCGAGCCGGTCGCGCAGCACGGTCCGTTCGTGATGAACCGTCGCGACGAGCTGGTGAAGGCGTTCGAGGACTATCAGCGCACGCGGTTCGGCGGCTGGCCCTGGCCGAGCGAAGCGCCGGTGCATGCGCGCGAAGAAGGACGCTTCGCGCGACACGCGGACGGCCGCGTCGAGCGGCCGCGCACCTGA